One Tursiops truncatus isolate mTurTru1 chromosome 3, mTurTru1.mat.Y, whole genome shotgun sequence DNA segment encodes these proteins:
- the FBLL1 gene encoding RNA 2'-O-methyltransferase FBLL1 — MKSAVSARGGVSGGRGGGCWGGGRGGGGGGGGKGGGGGKGPGGDGGGQGGKGGFGARTRGFGGGRGRGRGGGDGRDRGGGGQRRGVAKSKNRRRKGVTTVSVEPHRHEGVFIYRGAEDALVTLNMVPGQSVYGERRVTVTEGGVKQEYRTWNPFRSKLAAAILGGVDQIHIKPKSKVLYLGAASGTTVSHVSDIIGPDGLVYAVEFSHRAGRDLVNVAKKRTNIIPVLEDARHPLKYRMLIGMVDVIFADVAQPDQSRIVALNAHTFLRNGGHFLISIKANCIDSTASAEAVFASEVRKLQQENLKPQEQLTLEPYERDHAVVVGVYRPLPKSANK, encoded by the coding sequence ATGAAGTCGGCGGTGAGCGCGCGCGGTGGGGTGTCTGGCGGCCGCGGAGGTGGCTGCTGGGGCGGGGGgcgaggaggcggaggaggaggcggGGGCAAAGGAGGAGGCGGGGGCAAAGGACCGGGAGGCGATGGCGGCGGCCAGGGGGGCAAGGGCGGCTTCGGAGCGCGGACGCGCGGCTTCGGAggcggcaggggcagggggcgcgGTGGTGGAGACGGCAGGGACCGCGGAGGCGGCGGGCAGCGGCGTGGCGTGGCCAAGAGCAAGAACCGCCGCAGGAAGGGCGTCACCACGGTATCCGTGGAACCGCACCGGCACGAGGGGGTCTTTATCTACCGCGGGGCGGAGGACGCTCTGGTCACACTGAATATGGTGCCCGGCCAGTCGGTGTACGGCGAGCGGCGGGTCACGGTGACCGAGGGCGGCGTGAAACAGGAGTACCGCACGTGGAACCCCTTCCGCTCCAAGCTGGCCGCGGCCATACTGGGCGGGGTCGACCAGATTCACATCAAGCCCAAGTCCAAAGTGCTCTACCTGGGTGCCGCCTCGGGGACCACCGTCTCCCACGTCTCCGACATCATCGGCCCTGATGGCCTAGTCTACGCGGTCGAGTTCTCCCACCGCGCCGGCCGCGATCTGGTCAACGTGGCCAAGAAGAGAACCAACATCATCCCAGTCCTCGAAGACGCCCGGCACCCCCTCAAGTACCGCATGCTCATCGGGATGGTGGACGTGATCTTTGCCGACGTGGCCCAGCCAGACCAGTCCCGCATCGTGGCTCTGAATGCCCACACCTTCCTGCGCAACGGGGGCCACTTCCTCATTTCCATCAAGGCCAATTGCATCGACTCCACCGCCTCTGCTGAGGCGGTGTTTGCTTCTGAGGTGAGGAAGTTGCAGCAGGAGAATTTGAAGCCTCAAGAGCAGCTGACCCTGGAGCCCTATGAGAGGGACCACGCTGTGGTCGTCGGGGTCTATCGGCCCCTTCCCAAGAGCGCCAACAAGTAG